In one window of Haloimpatiens sp. FM7315 DNA:
- a CDS encoding HesB-like protein, translating into MSIVKISDVAYESLKNYGKNSNNNFNSVRIFLNGFSCSGPEFNLALDDKNIGDVTEKINETVFLIEGNLLREFKGFEIKCPEENGLDYFTIEPFVKPECTSCQGCSGCNE; encoded by the coding sequence ATGTCTATTGTAAAAATAAGTGATGTAGCTTACGAAAGCTTAAAGAATTATGGAAAAAACAGCAACAATAATTTTAATAGCGTGAGAATATTTTTAAATGGCTTTAGCTGTAGTGGTCCCGAGTTCAATCTCGCTTTGGATGATAAAAATATTGGTGATGTAACAGAAAAAATTAATGAAACAGTATTTTTAATAGAAGGAAATCTTTTAAGAGAATTTAAAGGCTTTGAAATAAAGTGTCCAGAAGAAAATGGCCTTGATTATTTCACAATAGAGCCCTTTGTAAAACCTGAATGTACAAGCTGCCAAGGATGTAGTGGTTGCAATGAATAA
- a CDS encoding cell wall-binding repeat-containing protein has product MFKKFRSKIIVLLSFICIFIFATSFNVYAKNNKYRIYGQDRIKTSVEISKIGWDKGSDYIIIAGGYDYADALSGAPLAKKYNAPILLTSKSQLSCDTLAEIKRLNPKNAIILGGESVISKKAESQLKDTNIKSVERIYGSNRYETALKVAKKIGKCNSVFLTSGKDYADSLSVASISSYKGSPILFTNGVSLEDEVKKYVKDNNISKVYVIGGKSVISDKVLKEFNNAERLFGQNRFETNKAVMEKFIEDIDFEKMYLVKAAGPMGNEFADALSVAPLAAKNNSPLVLTYKKIDNNLKKFLDENIISKTQIVAIGGEKVLPTSILDGFNLDFKAINIEKDNEVFGDEKEVKNIKEDVVVSGNNVTLRNINIKGILTLDPGKKGSVNLYNVNCKYIDIKSGDKNSIHFSKVYSKKVEIASEDDVRLELKDNCKIENIYLKSSVTLENLSGSVDKVEISSVKNVTLDGKFSFVNITADAKVKVTNKSVIDKINAFGKSEIEVEKGAEVKKLRKQKKLR; this is encoded by the coding sequence ATGTTTAAAAAATTTAGAAGCAAAATTATAGTTCTGTTATCATTTATCTGCATTTTTATATTTGCAACATCTTTTAATGTGTATGCAAAAAATAATAAATATAGAATATATGGACAAGACAGAATAAAAACTTCAGTTGAAATAAGCAAAATTGGATGGGATAAAGGGTCAGATTATATAATAATCGCTGGGGGTTACGATTATGCCGATGCTCTTTCAGGAGCTCCTTTGGCTAAAAAATATAATGCTCCTATACTACTTACTTCTAAGTCACAGTTAAGTTGTGATACTTTAGCTGAGATTAAAAGATTAAATCCTAAAAACGCAATTATTTTAGGAGGAGAAAGTGTAATATCTAAAAAAGCTGAATCTCAGCTGAAGGATACTAATATAAAAAGTGTAGAGAGAATATATGGTTCAAATAGATATGAAACTGCATTAAAGGTAGCTAAAAAAATAGGAAAATGTAATAGTGTATTTTTAACTTCTGGAAAAGATTATGCAGACAGCTTATCTGTAGCTAGTATATCTTCTTATAAAGGATCACCTATATTATTTACTAATGGAGTATCTTTAGAGGATGAAGTAAAAAAATATGTAAAAGACAATAATATATCTAAAGTTTACGTAATAGGTGGCAAAAGTGTTATATCTGATAAAGTACTAAAGGAATTTAATAATGCTGAAAGGCTATTTGGACAAAACAGATTTGAAACAAATAAAGCCGTAATGGAAAAATTTATTGAAGATATAGATTTTGAAAAGATGTACCTTGTAAAAGCAGCAGGGCCTATGGGAAATGAATTTGCAGATGCACTATCTGTAGCACCATTGGCAGCTAAAAACAACTCACCTTTAGTTTTGACTTATAAAAAAATTGACAATAATTTAAAGAAATTTTTAGATGAAAATATTATATCAAAAACCCAAATAGTTGCTATAGGTGGAGAAAAAGTACTTCCAACAAGCATACTAGATGGATTTAATTTGGATTTTAAAGCAATAAATATAGAAAAAGACAATGAAGTATTTGGTGATGAAAAAGAAGTAAAAAACATAAAAGAAGACGTAGTGGTTTCAGGCAATAATGTAACCTTAAGAAATATTAATATTAAGGGAATTTTAACTTTAGACCCAGGCAAAAAAGGCAGTGTAAATCTATACAATGTAAATTGTAAATATATAGATATTAAATCTGGAGATAAAAATAGTATTCATTTTTCTAAAGTTTATTCAAAAAAAGTAGAAATAGCAAGCGAAGATGATGTAAGACTGGAATTAAAAGATAATTGTAAAATAGAAAATATATACTTAAAATCCAGTGTAACATTGGAAAACCTAAGCGGTTCTGTAGATAAAGTAGAAATTTCTAGTGTAAAAAATGTAACTTTAGATGGAAAATTTTCTTTTGTAAATATTACAGCAGATGCAAAGGTGAAAGTTACAAATAAATCTGTAATTGATAAAATAAATGCTTTTGGAAAAAGTGAAATAGAAGTTGAAAAAGGTGCAGAAGTAAAAAAATTGAGAAAACAAAAGAAGTTAAGATAA
- a CDS encoding energy-coupling factor transporter transmembrane protein EcfT: MLTYRNRNSFLQKLHPLSGVLLIFLYLIVFIIIDNPIYLAIIFSSFLLLSFIDGSLKELLNYGKLIAPFAFMIIVLNPILVKNGQTVIYEGKINYPLLGPVRITLEATLYGLLTGIRVICVTFVFGFGNLVIHPDRAFSYFSRYFKNSSLLMNMTIRLFPSIIKSYENIKSIEKVRGNDISSKNLKKRIISYGNIINILFLSSMEDSSDIAEAMYSRGYGVSRKRNTYFKEKFKLRDMVIIGVTLVGFIYLKFLRDKGLTELSFYPLLENPIRNLNLYGGIFCGILLIPSLISWGWQYGSYKYKRSKF; encoded by the coding sequence ATGCTCACCTATAGAAATAGAAATAGCTTTTTGCAAAAATTACATCCTCTATCTGGAGTGCTTCTTATATTTTTATATTTAATTGTATTTATCATTATAGATAATCCCATTTATTTAGCTATAATTTTCAGTTCTTTTTTACTTCTTTCTTTTATAGATGGAAGTTTGAAGGAATTACTGAATTATGGCAAATTAATTGCCCCTTTTGCCTTTATGATTATAGTGTTAAATCCTATACTTGTTAAAAATGGACAAACAGTAATTTATGAGGGGAAAATAAATTACCCCTTGCTAGGACCAGTTAGGATAACCCTGGAGGCTACTCTTTATGGACTTCTTACTGGCATTAGAGTTATATGTGTTACCTTTGTATTTGGATTCGGAAATTTAGTGATTCACCCAGATAGAGCCTTTAGCTATTTTTCCAGGTATTTTAAAAATTCATCACTTTTAATGAATATGACCATAAGACTTTTTCCAAGTATCATTAAATCTTATGAAAATATAAAATCCATAGAAAAAGTTAGAGGAAACGATATTTCATCTAAAAATTTAAAGAAAAGAATAATAAGTTATGGAAATATAATAAACATATTATTTTTATCAAGTATGGAAGACTCTTCGGACATAGCAGAGGCAATGTATTCAAGGGGATATGGTGTGTCTAGAAAAAGAAATACTTATTTTAAAGAAAAATTTAAACTTAGAGATATGGTTATTATAGGAGTAACTCTTGTAGGTTTTATATATCTAAAATTTTTAAGGGACAAGGGACTTACTGAATTGAGTTTTTACCCTTTACTAGAGAATCCTATTAGAAATTTAAACTTATATGGAGGAATATTTTGCGGAATTCTACTTATACCATCTCTAATAAGTTGGGGGTGGCAGTATGGAAGTTATAAATATAAAAGGAGTAAGTTTTAG
- a CDS encoding YdcF family protein codes for MRKNMSILGILYAILGILSFGYFFILSTFAVKISFSKFWILLGSIFLFVSYLKIKNIDILSNFKGVKKFMKFIVIAAILGFIVVEIPIVYNGVKSYSGKSDYIIVLGAGLRGKTMSPALYERVKKALEYSRKNPETKIIVSGGKGAGESVSEAFAMKEYFVENGVNESIIIEENKSTNTYENLLFSRKKLEEIEKKNIEDLRISVVTNNFHVYRAKFLGKRLGLKLQGIPAEIMPAIKLNFYVREALAVLKSAIFDR; via the coding sequence ATGAGAAAAAACATGTCAATTTTAGGAATTTTATATGCAATTTTAGGAATTTTAAGCTTTGGATATTTTTTTATTTTAAGTACATTTGCCGTGAAAATAAGTTTTTCAAAGTTTTGGATACTTTTGGGTTCAATATTCCTTTTTGTTTCATATCTTAAAATTAAGAACATAGATATATTAAGTAATTTTAAGGGAGTTAAGAAGTTTATGAAGTTTATAGTTATTGCTGCTATTTTAGGATTTATAGTGGTGGAGATTCCAATAGTTTATAATGGCGTTAAAAGCTATAGCGGAAAAAGTGATTATATAATCGTTTTAGGCGCAGGACTTAGAGGAAAAACTATGTCCCCTGCTCTTTATGAGAGGGTAAAGAAAGCCTTAGAGTATTCGAGAAAAAATCCTGAAACAAAAATAATAGTTTCAGGGGGTAAAGGTGCAGGAGAAAGCGTTTCAGAGGCTTTTGCAATGAAAGAGTATTTTGTTGAAAATGGAGTAAATGAGAGTATAATAATAGAGGAAAATAAATCTACAAATACCTATGAAAATTTACTTTTTTCTAGAAAAAAATTAGAAGAAATTGAAAAGAAAAACATAGAGGATTTAAGGATTTCTGTAGTTACGAATAATTTCCACGTTTATAGGGCTAAGTTTTTAGGAAAAAGGTTAGGATTAAAACTTCAGGGAATTCCTGCTGAAATTATGCCAGCAATAAAATTAAATTTTTACGTTAGGGAAGCTTTAGCAGTTTTGAAATCAGCAATTTTTGATAGATAG
- a CDS encoding response regulator transcription factor produces the protein MKKILIVEDEEPIRELVKLNLSMVGFDTLEAEDGEKALNLINEEVIDLIVLDIMLPKIDGYELLPHILEKEIPVILLTAKDSLKDKIKGLNLGADDYITKPFEGMELIARINALLRRTNKDENVKSFDDVEIYEEKRKVFKNGKEVELTPKEFELLNLLVDNKGIALSREKILEIIWNSEYEGNTRTVDMHIQRLRHKLDTDKISTVYKIGYRLE, from the coding sequence ATGAAAAAAATTTTGATAGTAGAAGATGAAGAACCTATAAGAGAGCTTGTAAAATTGAATCTTTCCATGGTTGGATTTGATACTTTAGAGGCTGAAGATGGAGAAAAAGCATTAAATTTAATAAATGAGGAAGTTATTGATTTAATAGTTTTAGATATAATGCTTCCTAAAATTGATGGATATGAATTATTACCACATATACTTGAAAAAGAAATACCAGTAATTTTACTTACGGCTAAAGACAGTTTAAAAGATAAAATAAAAGGACTAAATTTAGGGGCGGATGACTATATTACGAAGCCTTTTGAAGGCATGGAGCTAATAGCAAGAATCAATGCTTTATTAAGAAGGACTAATAAGGATGAAAACGTTAAAAGCTTTGATGATGTGGAAATTTATGAAGAAAAAAGAAAAGTATTTAAAAATGGAAAAGAGGTTGAGCTTACACCAAAGGAGTTTGAACTTTTAAATCTTTTAGTTGACAATAAAGGCATAGCTTTATCAAGGGAGAAAATCTTAGAAATTATTTGGAATAGCGAATATGAAGGAAACACAAGAACAGTAGATATGCATATACAAAGGCTTAGACATAAGTTAGACACAGATAAGATAAGTACAGTTTATAAAATAGGTTATAGACTTGAATAG
- a CDS encoding ECF transporter S component, translated as MKKKLRFGPIIILLYIIFILAITYLDVGVERAVTISTIFLLFTFFGLFETKEIDSRTMAAVATLSALGGALRVPFACIPGFQPVTFICAVTGYTLGPVNGFMVGAMSAFISNFFLGHGPWTLWQMMGWGLCAVFFGVFKKYINKLGIKGFIFFCTLWGYVYGTILNQWYILEFMRPVTFKLIVTGNILSFWHDTSHAIGNFIFASVFGRSFIEVLVRYNRKNHVIRIRTK; from the coding sequence GTGAAGAAAAAACTTAGATTTGGCCCAATTATAATACTTTTATATATTATCTTTATTTTAGCCATAACTTATTTAGATGTTGGAGTAGAAAGGGCAGTTACAATATCTACAATATTTTTACTTTTTACCTTCTTTGGACTCTTTGAGACAAAAGAAATAGATTCGAGAACCATGGCAGCAGTAGCTACTTTGTCAGCTTTAGGTGGAGCTTTAAGAGTTCCTTTTGCCTGTATACCAGGTTTTCAACCTGTAACTTTTATTTGTGCAGTTACGGGATACACTCTAGGACCTGTAAATGGATTTATGGTAGGGGCTATGAGTGCTTTTATATCAAATTTCTTTTTAGGACATGGACCCTGGACCCTTTGGCAAATGATGGGGTGGGGACTATGTGCAGTGTTTTTCGGAGTGTTTAAAAAGTATATAAATAAATTAGGAATTAAAGGTTTTATATTCTTTTGTACTTTATGGGGATATGTATATGGAACCATACTAAATCAATGGTATATATTAGAATTCATGAGACCTGTAACATTTAAGCTCATTGTTACAGGAAATATTTTAAGTTTTTGGCATGATACATCTCATGCAATTGGAAACTTTATATTTGCTTCTGTGTTTGGAAGGAGTTTTATAGAGGTTTTAGTTAGATATAATAGGAAAAATCACGTTATAAGAATTAGAACTAAGTAA
- a CDS encoding DUF4430 domain-containing protein has protein sequence MGIDWFIYLNGKKTPVGANDVYPKEGDVLLFDFHEWDKREFSSSSY, from the coding sequence ATGGGTATAGATTGGTTTATTTATTTAAATGGCAAAAAAACTCCTGTAGGGGCTAATGATGTATACCCTAAAGAAGGAGATGTTCTTTTATTTGATTTTCATGAATGGGACAAAAGAGAATTTTCCTCTTCATCCTATTAG
- a CDS encoding epoxyqueuosine reductase QueH: MKINYQKLLDEKIEDFKRELKVPRLLLHSCCAPCSSYVIEYLSKYFYITVFYYNPNIYPRDEYIKRVHEQKEFIKGFKTKYKVEFIEGNYDVDKFFEMARGMENIKEGGERCFKCYKMRLLETAKLARKLGFDYFTTTLSISPYKNAEKLNEIGKEIEDEYEINYLYSDFKKKNGYKRSIELSKEYNLYRQDYCGCVYSKVARNKEKDKI, encoded by the coding sequence ATGAAAATTAATTATCAAAAGTTATTAGATGAAAAAATAGAAGACTTTAAAAGAGAACTTAAAGTTCCAAGACTTCTTTTACATAGCTGCTGTGCTCCTTGTAGTAGTTATGTCATAGAGTACTTATCTAAGTATTTTTATATAACTGTGTTTTATTATAATCCCAATATTTATCCAAGAGATGAATATATAAAAAGAGTTCATGAGCAAAAAGAATTTATAAAAGGATTTAAAACTAAATATAAGGTGGAATTTATTGAAGGAAATTACGATGTGGATAAGTTCTTTGAAATGGCAAGGGGTATGGAGAATATAAAAGAAGGTGGAGAAAGGTGTTTTAAATGTTACAAAATGAGGCTTTTAGAAACTGCTAAATTAGCTCGTAAGTTAGGATTTGATTATTTTACAACTACGCTTTCTATAAGTCCATATAAAAATGCAGAAAAACTAAATGAAATAGGTAAGGAAATTGAAGATGAATATGAAATAAACTATCTTTATTCGGATTTTAAAAAGAAAAATGGATATAAGCGTTCAATAGAGCTTTCAAAAGAATATAATCTTTACAGGCAAGACTATTGTGGATGTGTGTATTCTAAAGTTGCTAGAAACAAAGAAAAAGACAAAATATGA
- a CDS encoding sensor histidine kinase, whose product MKFRWKIFLLCIIIYIITLSITGILVTENSYNNLLNKEIDRCLKEQNNVYKNSILYLMVNQKQMDNNIDMVNYGHRIVEMFEDEDSYIEIFKENGTVLVPSEKIINVDRKEEIKTSMKGKRNYIMRRNNGHHYIFINQVFEMNNKKFVLSYIKDLTEIDKQKTKQYGYFLEVGIIGLIFIAAITSRISKMMIKPIENLTDVTYNIAKGNYKDRVKVKNIDEIGILAERFNKMADEIENKITQLENESKKKQRFIDNLAHELRTPLTSIIGYAELLMKIKYDEETFHKGLNYMYFEGKRMLKLANTLMKMIITREDPLNIYSQNIKPILKEILEVMEIKASEKNIKLKLSTEDIKFNVDKDMIKVVFINLIDNSIKASEGDSEIIVGSGKNFDGNYLFVKDYGKGMSEEEISKVIEPFYRVDKSRARKDGGVGLGLALCNEVIKRHNAKLEIESKLNRGTTIKLVF is encoded by the coding sequence GTGAAATTTAGATGGAAGATTTTTTTGTTATGCATAATCATATACATAATAACTTTAAGTATTACAGGAATTTTGGTTACAGAAAACAGTTATAACAATTTGCTTAATAAAGAAATAGATAGATGCTTAAAAGAGCAAAATAATGTCTATAAAAACAGTATATTGTATCTAATGGTAAATCAAAAACAAATGGATAACAATATTGATATGGTTAATTATGGGCATAGAATAGTTGAAATGTTTGAAGATGAAGATAGTTATATAGAAATATTTAAAGAAAATGGAACTGTATTAGTACCAAGTGAGAAAATAATTAATGTAGATAGAAAAGAAGAAATTAAAACTTCTATGAAGGGCAAAAGAAATTATATAATGAGAAGAAATAATGGGCACCATTATATATTTATTAATCAAGTTTTTGAAATGAACAATAAAAAATTTGTTTTAAGTTATATAAAAGACCTAACTGAAATAGATAAACAGAAAACAAAACAGTACGGTTATTTTTTAGAAGTTGGAATAATTGGGCTTATTTTTATAGCTGCAATTACTAGCAGAATTAGTAAAATGATGATTAAACCTATAGAAAATCTCACAGATGTAACTTATAATATTGCAAAAGGAAACTACAAAGATAGAGTTAAGGTGAAAAACATTGATGAAATTGGAATTTTGGCAGAAAGATTTAACAAAATGGCAGATGAGATAGAAAACAAAATTACTCAGCTGGAAAATGAAAGTAAAAAGAAACAGAGATTTATAGATAATCTAGCTCATGAATTAAGAACACCTCTAACTTCTATAATAGGTTATGCTGAATTACTTATGAAGATAAAATATGATGAGGAGACTTTTCATAAAGGATTAAATTATATGTATTTTGAGGGAAAACGAATGTTAAAACTTGCAAATACACTTATGAAAATGATAATAACAAGAGAAGATCCTTTAAATATATATTCTCAAAATATAAAACCAATTTTAAAGGAAATTTTAGAAGTAATGGAGATAAAAGCTTCCGAGAAGAATATAAAGTTGAAATTATCTACAGAAGATATAAAATTTAATGTTGATAAGGATATGATAAAAGTGGTGTTTATTAATCTTATTGATAATTCTATAAAGGCTTCTGAAGGTGATTCAGAAATAATAGTTGGAAGTGGAAAAAATTTTGATGGAAATTATTTGTTTGTAAAGGATTATGGCAAGGGAATGAGTGAGGAGGAAATAAGTAAAGTTATAGAGCCGTTTTATAGAGTGGATAAGTCTCGTGCTAGAAAGGACGGGGGAGTTGGACTTGGCTTAGCTCTTTGCAATGAAGTTATAAAAAGGCATAATGCAAAATTAGAAATAGAAAGTAAATTAAATAGAGGAACTACAATAAAATTAGTTTTTTAA
- a CDS encoding ATP-binding cassette domain-containing protein has product MSTLNELDLLELKDRNPRDLSGGEKQRVAIACTLVVSPEVLILDEPTRGMDAIAKENLGKLIKELSSIGKTIILITHDIDFASDYCNRAMILFNGEIVARGKSQDIIYDSIYYSSQIAKLFKNKAKVIKSQDAFEILKVIM; this is encoded by the coding sequence ATGAGTACTTTAAATGAGTTAGATCTTTTAGAGCTTAAGGATAGAAACCCTAGAGACTTAAGTGGTGGAGAAAAGCAGAGAGTAGCCATAGCTTGTACTTTAGTTGTAAGCCCTGAGGTTCTTATATTGGATGAACCAACTAGAGGTATGGATGCTATTGCAAAAGAAAATTTAGGAAAATTAATTAAAGAATTAAGTAGTATAGGAAAGACAATAATTTTAATAACTCATGATATTGATTTTGCTTCTGATTACTGCAATAGAGCTATGATTTTGTTTAATGGAGAAATAGTTGCAAGAGGTAAATCCCAGGATATAATTTATGATTCTATATACTATTCATCACAAATTGCAAAGCTTTTTAAAAATAAAGCAAAAGTAATAAAATCACAAGATGCTTTTGAGATATTGAAGGTGATTATGTGA
- a CDS encoding ABC transporter ATP-binding protein produces the protein MLIVGPSGCGKSTLIRLINRLVPDFYGGLIEGEVYLKGNNVEKMSRIQIVKNVGMVYQHPEKQIILQDVEREIAFGLENLNVDINTMKRNVAEVISLLGLTGIKNKKTDEISGGEKQRVAIASVVSMDPDIIILDEPISQLDPIAAEEILNSIKRLNNEFGKTVILVEQRLDKCFLLADRIIYMEKGSIIAESTGKNIPRNIDKRYHLPSLTYIFKKAGAKTLPLSVKEGRRLLDNVDVDKFKSLKKESSEDEDSYENEELKDESLKEKIYEKIVEVKKLNFSYEKGKETLKDINFSLNKKDVMCVMGENGAGKSTLFKILAGIIRNYKGNILINNQNIKSLKLEDLIEKIGYLSQNPNDYFGRDTVFNEVSYTLKNIGKYSEKKL, from the coding sequence GTGCTTATAGTTGGTCCTTCTGGATGTGGAAAATCTACACTTATTAGACTTATTAATAGACTTGTACCGGATTTTTATGGTGGACTTATAGAAGGAGAGGTTTATTTAAAAGGCAATAATGTAGAAAAGATGAGTAGAATTCAAATAGTAAAAAACGTTGGTATGGTTTATCAGCATCCAGAAAAGCAAATTATATTGCAAGATGTAGAAAGAGAGATAGCTTTTGGACTTGAAAATTTAAATGTAGATATTAACACTATGAAGAGAAATGTAGCAGAAGTTATATCCTTATTAGGTTTAACTGGAATAAAGAATAAAAAAACTGATGAAATTTCTGGTGGAGAAAAGCAAAGAGTTGCTATAGCTTCAGTAGTTTCAATGGACCCAGATATTATTATTTTAGATGAACCTATATCTCAGTTAGATCCAATTGCAGCTGAGGAAATCTTGAATTCTATTAAGAGATTGAATAATGAGTTTGGCAAAACTGTTATTTTAGTTGAACAGAGATTAGATAAATGCTTTTTATTGGCAGATAGAATAATATATATGGAAAAAGGATCTATTATTGCAGAAAGTACAGGAAAGAATATTCCAAGAAACATTGATAAGAGATATCATTTGCCTAGTTTGACTTATATTTTCAAAAAAGCAGGTGCAAAGACTTTACCTTTAAGTGTTAAAGAGGGAAGAAGGCTCCTTGACAATGTGGATGTAGATAAATTTAAGTCACTGAAGAAAGAAAGCTCTGAAGATGAAGACAGCTATGAAAATGAAGAACTAAAAGATGAATCTTTAAAAGAGAAAATTTATGAGAAGATAGTTGAAGTTAAGAAATTGAATTTTTCTTATGAAAAGGGAAAAGAAACGTTAAAAGATATAAATTTTAGCTTAAATAAAAAAGATGTAATGTGTGTTATGGGAGAAAACGGAGCGGGCAAAAGCACATTGTTTAAAATTTTAGCTGGGATTATAAGAAATTACAAGGGAAATATTTTAATAAATAATCAAAATATAAAATCATTAAAATTAGAGGATTTAATAGAAAAGATAGGATATTTATCTCAAAATCCTAACGATTATTTTGGAAGAGATACTGTGTTTAATGAAGTTTCATATACTTTAAAAAATATAGGTAAGTACAGTGAAAAAAAGTTATGA